The Struthio camelus isolate bStrCam1 chromosome 5, bStrCam1.hap1, whole genome shotgun sequence genome has a segment encoding these proteins:
- the GAL gene encoding galanin peptides isoform X3 — translation MQRGTSFLFLSLILCAALSETFGLVLSAKEKRGWTLNSAGYLLGPLDNHRSFNDKHGFAGKREIQPDEDIKAGNLGRPLADENIVRTVIEFLTYLHLKEAGAFDNLPSPEETNQS, via the exons ATGCAGAGGGGCACTAGTTTCCTGTTTCTCTCTTTAATCCTTTGCGCCGCCCTGTCGGAAACGTTTGGACTGGTTTTGTCA gcaaaagaaaaaagaggctgGACTTTGAATAGTGCTGGTTACCTACTTGGGCCAC TAGATAACCACAGGTCATTTAATGATAAGCATGGTTTCGCTGGTAAACGTGAAATACAGCCTGATGAGGATATAAAAGCAG GTAATCTTGGAAGACCACTGGCTGATGAAAACATTGTGCGCACAGTAATTGAATTTTTGACGTACCTGCACCTTAAAG aggcgGGAGCATTTGACAATCTACCTTCACCAGAGGAAACAAAccaatcttga
- the GAL gene encoding galanin peptides isoform X1, giving the protein MQRGTSFLFLSLILCAALSETFGLVLSAKEKRGWTLNSAGYLLGPRRIDQLLLIKEMPIARGREEAPGEYAVDNHRSFNDKHGFAGKREIQPDEDIKAGNLGRPLADENIVRTVIEFLTYLHLKEAGAFDNLPSPEETNQS; this is encoded by the exons ATGCAGAGGGGCACTAGTTTCCTGTTTCTCTCTTTAATCCTTTGCGCCGCCCTGTCGGAAACGTTTGGACTGGTTTTGTCA gcaaaagaaaaaagaggctgGACTTTGAATAGTGCTGGTTACCTACTTGGGCCAC GTCGTATTGATCAGCTTTTACTGATAAAGGAAATGCCCATTGCAAGGGGGAGAGAAGAGGCACCAGGGGAAT atgcaGTAGATAACCACAGGTCATTTAATGATAAGCATGGTTTCGCTGGTAAACGTGAAATACAGCCTGATGAGGATATAAAAGCAG GTAATCTTGGAAGACCACTGGCTGATGAAAACATTGTGCGCACAGTAATTGAATTTTTGACGTACCTGCACCTTAAAG aggcgGGAGCATTTGACAATCTACCTTCACCAGAGGAAACAAAccaatcttga
- the GAL gene encoding galanin peptides isoform X2 yields the protein MQRGTSFLFLSLILCAALSETFGLVLSAKEKRGWTLNSAGYLLGPHAVDNHRSFNDKHGFAGKREIQPDEDIKAGNLGRPLADENIVRTVIEFLTYLHLKEAGAFDNLPSPEETNQS from the exons ATGCAGAGGGGCACTAGTTTCCTGTTTCTCTCTTTAATCCTTTGCGCCGCCCTGTCGGAAACGTTTGGACTGGTTTTGTCA gcaaaagaaaaaagaggctgGACTTTGAATAGTGCTGGTTACCTACTTGGGCCAC atgcaGTAGATAACCACAGGTCATTTAATGATAAGCATGGTTTCGCTGGTAAACGTGAAATACAGCCTGATGAGGATATAAAAGCAG GTAATCTTGGAAGACCACTGGCTGATGAAAACATTGTGCGCACAGTAATTGAATTTTTGACGTACCTGCACCTTAAAG aggcgGGAGCATTTGACAATCTACCTTCACCAGAGGAAACAAAccaatcttga